Proteins encoded by one window of Synechococcus sp. MVIR-18-1:
- a CDS encoding AarF/ABC1/UbiB kinase family protein, with the protein MILFTRLKALLRRAFRGLRIWRAVLTLLLFLWWDARDFSYPGGPTPERREARQQLRARWLTQELLQLGSAFIKLGQLLSARPDVLPAGWVSELAALQDRVPSFSFDRAQSVLEEELGARCAEIIDLDEQPIAAASLAQVHRASLRSGRQVVLKIQRPGLERVFRLDLEVMQQVAAVLQRHPKWGRGRDWVAMAQECRRVLLRELDFRLEAQHAARFRQQFLDDPNIRVPGVVWELSTRRVLCLDYLPGIKINDRAALLDAGIDPSKVAEIGSASYLQQLVRFGFFHADPHPGNLAVAADGALIYYDFGMMGQLSERLRRRLGGMVRAAAARDAASLVDEMQAAGVIATGVDVGPVRRLVRLMLKEALTPPFSSSVIEKLSGDLYELVYGQPFRLPVELIFVMRALSTFEGVGKSLDPGFSLVAIAKPYLLPLMTSSGSGSNDLLNEFGRQVGAISSRAVGLPRRLDESLERLEQGDLQLQIRMGESDRQFRRMVTAQHSIGQSVLLGGLAVAAALMGASARPLWALLPLGAALPVGMGWLKLQVKLRRDGRIETLSGTERSS; encoded by the coding sequence GTGATCCTGTTCACTCGCTTGAAGGCGTTGCTGCGCAGGGCGTTCCGCGGACTACGTATTTGGCGTGCTGTTCTCACCCTGCTGTTGTTTTTGTGGTGGGATGCCAGAGACTTCAGCTATCCGGGGGGTCCAACTCCAGAGCGGCGTGAAGCGCGCCAGCAGTTGCGTGCACGCTGGCTGACGCAGGAGCTCCTTCAACTGGGATCGGCGTTTATCAAGCTCGGTCAGTTGTTATCGGCTCGGCCTGATGTCTTGCCAGCCGGTTGGGTCTCTGAATTGGCGGCACTGCAGGACCGTGTTCCATCCTTTTCCTTTGACCGTGCCCAGTCCGTCCTTGAGGAGGAGCTGGGTGCCCGCTGCGCAGAAATCATTGATTTAGATGAGCAGCCCATCGCTGCGGCGTCTTTGGCCCAGGTGCATCGGGCGAGTCTTCGCAGTGGTCGCCAGGTGGTGCTGAAGATTCAGCGCCCTGGATTGGAGCGTGTGTTTCGGCTGGATCTAGAGGTGATGCAGCAGGTTGCTGCTGTGCTGCAGCGTCATCCCAAATGGGGACGTGGGCGCGACTGGGTGGCAATGGCGCAGGAGTGCAGGCGTGTGTTGCTCCGAGAGCTTGATTTTCGTCTTGAAGCTCAGCACGCCGCACGGTTTCGACAGCAGTTTCTCGATGATCCGAACATCCGAGTGCCTGGGGTGGTCTGGGAACTCAGTACAAGGCGAGTGCTCTGTCTTGACTACTTGCCAGGGATCAAAATCAACGATCGTGCGGCTCTTTTAGACGCTGGGATTGATCCCTCCAAAGTGGCGGAGATCGGCTCAGCTAGTTATTTGCAGCAGCTCGTGCGATTCGGGTTTTTCCATGCCGATCCGCATCCAGGGAATTTGGCGGTTGCGGCTGATGGAGCGCTGATCTATTACGACTTCGGGATGATGGGTCAACTATCCGAGCGTCTACGCAGGCGTTTGGGGGGGATGGTGAGAGCTGCCGCTGCAAGGGATGCTGCCTCGCTTGTCGATGAGATGCAAGCGGCTGGAGTGATCGCCACTGGTGTTGATGTGGGGCCGGTGCGCCGCTTGGTGCGTCTGATGCTGAAGGAGGCACTCACGCCGCCATTCAGTAGCTCCGTGATTGAAAAACTCTCGGGAGACCTTTACGAACTGGTGTACGGACAGCCGTTTCGCCTGCCTGTGGAGCTGATCTTTGTGATGCGGGCCCTTTCCACCTTTGAAGGGGTCGGCAAAAGCCTTGATCCCGGCTTTAGCCTTGTGGCGATTGCCAAGCCCTATCTGCTGCCGCTCATGACTTCCAGTGGATCTGGCTCCAATGATCTTTTGAATGAATTTGGCCGTCAGGTCGGTGCCATTAGCTCAAGGGCTGTTGGCCTTCCGCGTCGGTTGGACGAAAGCCTGGAGCGCCTGGAGCAAGGGGATCTGCAACTCCAGATCCGGATGGGTGAATCAGACCGTCAGTTTCGGAGAATGGTCACGGCCCAGCATTCGATCGGTCAATCGGTGTTGCTTGGCGGCCTTGCCGTGGCAGCCGCTTTGATGGGTGCTAGCGCTAGGCCACTTTGGGCTTTACTTCCTTTAGGCGCGGCTCTTCCGGTTGGGATGGGCTGGTTGAAGCTGCAAGTGAAATTGCGCCGGGACGGACGGATTGAGACGTTGTCAGGAACTGAGCGTTCATCTTGA
- the argJ gene encoding bifunctional glutamate N-acetyltransferase/amino-acid acetyltransferase ArgJ: MTESVIWSPISGGITAPSGFKAAGLSAGLKPSGKPDLSLLLAPEAAVCAGTFTTSIVRAACVDLCADRLQVTSGRVRAVVTNSGQANACTGDRGLADSLLITEAVADRLGLSQDEVLICSTGVIGVPIVIDPLLAAVDPLVSSLAPDGGGAAAQAILTTDLVEKQIALEAVLGGRRVRIGGMAKGSGMIHPNMATMLGYLSCDVAVPCDLWQDMVCRAVNRSFNAITVDGDTSTNDTFLAFAAGESLLEDQLEALEEGLTLVAQHLARSIARDGEGATCLMEVQVEGTDSETEARQIARTICGSSLVKTAVHGRDPNWGRIVAAAGRAGVAFDACAVALWIGPHQLMSEGQPLSFDRAAASAYLSERACGEYLVDDTVQIRLSLGDGAGQAIAWGCDLSDQYVRINADYTT, from the coding sequence ATGACGGAATCTGTGATCTGGTCTCCAATCTCCGGAGGAATCACTGCTCCCTCCGGCTTCAAGGCGGCGGGCTTAAGCGCAGGTCTCAAGCCATCTGGAAAACCTGACCTCTCCCTTTTGCTGGCACCAGAGGCTGCGGTCTGTGCTGGTACCTTCACCACATCCATTGTCCGCGCCGCCTGCGTGGATCTTTGTGCGGATCGTCTGCAAGTGACGTCCGGTCGCGTGCGAGCCGTGGTGACCAATTCCGGGCAGGCCAATGCTTGTACCGGTGATCGGGGTCTTGCCGACAGCCTTCTGATCACAGAAGCGGTTGCAGATCGTCTGGGTTTATCTCAGGACGAGGTCTTGATTTGCTCGACCGGGGTGATCGGTGTACCGATCGTGATCGATCCCCTTCTTGCCGCGGTGGATCCATTGGTGAGCTCCTTAGCCCCTGATGGTGGTGGTGCAGCTGCTCAGGCCATTCTGACGACGGATCTGGTGGAGAAGCAGATCGCCTTGGAGGCTGTGTTGGGCGGGCGCCGGGTGCGGATCGGTGGGATGGCGAAGGGGTCCGGGATGATTCACCCCAACATGGCCACGATGCTCGGCTATCTCAGTTGTGATGTCGCTGTGCCCTGTGACCTGTGGCAAGACATGGTTTGCAGGGCGGTGAATCGTTCGTTTAACGCCATCACTGTGGATGGTGACACCAGCACCAATGACACGTTCTTGGCCTTCGCGGCAGGAGAGTCTCTGCTAGAGGATCAACTCGAGGCATTAGAGGAGGGGTTGACCTTGGTGGCCCAGCATCTGGCTCGCTCGATTGCTCGCGATGGCGAGGGAGCTACCTGCTTGATGGAAGTGCAGGTGGAGGGCACCGATTCAGAGACGGAGGCGCGACAGATTGCGCGCACCATTTGTGGCTCGTCGTTGGTCAAAACGGCAGTTCACGGCAGGGATCCCAACTGGGGACGGATCGTGGCGGCAGCGGGTCGTGCAGGTGTTGCGTTTGACGCCTGTGCGGTGGCTCTTTGGATTGGCCCTCACCAGCTGATGTCAGAGGGACAGCCGTTGTCATTCGATCGGGCTGCAGCGTCTGCCTATCTCAGTGAACGCGCTTGTGGTGAATATCTCGTGGATGACACGGTGCAGATTCGCCTGTCTCTTGGTGATGGTGCAGGTCAGGCGATCGCCTGGGGATGCGATCTTTCCGATCAGTACGTTCGCATTAATGCCGACTACACCACCTGA
- the secE gene encoding preprotein translocase subunit SecE: MTSPTSEDTETASPQTPAETGRRGGFLAATFEELKLVVWPSRQQLFSESVAVILMVSLSAAAISALSRFYGWAASQVFR, translated from the coding sequence GTGACCAGCCCTACTTCCGAGGACACCGAAACAGCTTCCCCGCAAACACCGGCTGAAACAGGCCGAAGGGGTGGTTTTTTAGCTGCCACTTTTGAAGAGCTGAAGTTGGTGGTCTGGCCCAGCCGTCAGCAGCTATTCAGTGAATCAGTGGCTGTGATCTTGATGGTGAGCCTTTCGGCCGCGGCTATCTCAGCCCTCAGCCGTTTCTACGGTTGGGCCGCTTCTCAGGTGTTCCGTTGA
- the eno gene encoding phosphopyruvate hydratase, translated as MLDSLDLVIDTIVAREVLDSRGNPTVEAEVLLEGGASGRAIVPSGASTGAHEAHELRDGGERYMGKGVTKAVDHIEDRIAPALCGLSALDQASVDAAMIELDGSDNKSGLGANAILAVSMATARAAANGLGLPLYRYLGGPMATLLPVPLMNVINGGAHAANNLDFQEFMLVPHGAPNFREALRMGTEVFHTLKNLLSERGMSTSVGDEGGFAPDLGNEEAGEILVQAIQKAGYKPGDQISLALDVASTEFYADGRYAFSGGSYSSAEMVDQLEQLVNRFPIISIEDGLAEDDWDGWALLTERLGKRVQLVGDDLFVTNTKRLQRGIDANTANSILIKVNQIGSLTETLQAIDLAGRSGYTSVISHRSGETEDTTIADLAVATRAGQIKTGSLSRSERVAKYNQLLRIEDELGNQAVYAGATGQGPRGRD; from the coding sequence GTGCTCGATTCCCTCGATCTCGTCATCGACACCATCGTGGCCAGGGAGGTCTTGGATTCCCGTGGAAACCCCACGGTGGAAGCAGAAGTCTTGCTGGAAGGCGGTGCCAGTGGCCGCGCCATTGTCCCCAGTGGAGCCAGTACCGGCGCCCATGAAGCCCATGAGCTGAGGGACGGTGGGGAGCGCTACATGGGTAAAGGCGTCACCAAAGCGGTGGATCACATCGAAGATCGGATTGCTCCCGCGCTCTGTGGCCTATCGGCTCTGGATCAGGCCAGCGTGGACGCAGCCATGATTGAACTCGACGGCAGCGACAACAAATCCGGCTTGGGGGCCAATGCCATCCTCGCGGTGAGCATGGCCACGGCTCGCGCCGCGGCCAACGGCTTAGGCCTGCCTCTCTATCGCTATCTCGGAGGTCCGATGGCAACGCTGCTGCCGGTGCCTTTGATGAATGTGATCAATGGAGGCGCCCATGCCGCCAACAACTTGGATTTCCAAGAGTTCATGCTCGTTCCGCACGGCGCACCCAACTTCAGAGAAGCGCTGCGGATGGGCACTGAGGTGTTCCACACCCTGAAAAACCTGCTCAGCGAACGTGGCATGAGCACCTCCGTGGGCGATGAAGGCGGCTTCGCTCCTGATCTCGGCAATGAGGAAGCCGGAGAGATCCTGGTCCAGGCCATCCAGAAAGCTGGATACAAGCCAGGGGATCAAATTTCGCTGGCGCTCGACGTCGCGAGCACCGAGTTTTACGCCGATGGCCGCTATGCATTTAGTGGTGGCAGTTATTCCAGTGCCGAGATGGTGGACCAGCTGGAACAACTCGTGAATCGCTTCCCGATCATTTCGATTGAGGACGGCCTCGCAGAAGATGACTGGGATGGTTGGGCCCTACTGACCGAGCGCCTCGGCAAACGGGTTCAACTCGTTGGAGATGACCTGTTTGTTACCAATACCAAACGCCTGCAGCGGGGCATTGATGCCAATACCGCTAATTCGATCCTGATCAAGGTGAATCAAATTGGCTCACTGACAGAAACGCTTCAAGCCATCGACCTGGCTGGTCGGTCTGGATACACCAGCGTGATCAGCCACCGCAGTGGCGAAACAGAAGACACAACGATTGCTGATTTAGCTGTCGCCACGCGCGCAGGCCAGATCAAAACTGGTTCGCTGAGCCGCAGTGAGCGCGTGGCCAAATACAACCAGCTGCTGCGAATTGAGGACGAGCTCGGCAATCAAGCCGTGTATGCCGGCGCAACAGGCCAAGGGCCAAGAGGTCGCGACTAA
- a CDS encoding ATP-dependent Clp protease ATP-binding subunit produces MTSTSRTSLEPPNSLTSEPDRFSDDAWELLLSGQDVARRWRHEDLDVEHLLQVLFSDERYRRVVGALPLPMDRLLDRLEGFLAEQPMARGEDLFVGEDLEFLLEEADRVRSLWGSRLIDVSHLLIAMGRDPRVGADLFAQFGLPADRLEAELTRAPDRSASSVVAPPPPRSRPPAAAAAPASMPPAQRSAAQMPSAQMPPVQQLSARQSSTQLRQGQTAISPPPQGDGIDRSDELISEPSALESYGRDLTAAAAAGLLDPVIGRDGEIRSLIKVLSRRGKNNPVLIGAPGVGKTAVAELLAQRIVAGEVPESLQGLRLVALDGGALIAGAKFRGQFEERLRAVLDEVSDPEAAVVLFIDELHTVVNSDRSSADAASLLKPALARGELRCIAATTPEDYRRTVEKDPALNRRFQKVPIQEPSIELSVDILRGLKERYELHHGVTITDEAVLAAARLADRYISDRCLPDKAIDLIDEAAAQLKMDVTSKPQVVEDAEAELRRVELAVLAAEQAPEGERVQLQRNRLEASDRLSQLRERWQAEREQLEELRQLLQDDEDLRHAMAEAERDGNLEEAARLQYDQLHRVQQRRADLEQSLNEAQEEGSALLREQVEAADIADVVARWTGIPIQRLLAGERQKLLELEQRLAERVIGQPEAVQAVAAAIRRARAGMKDPRRPVGSFLFLGPTGVGKTELAKALGALLFDEEEALIRLDMSEFMERNAVARLLGAPPGYVGYEEGGQLTEAVRRRPYALLLLDEVEKAHPDVFNVLLQVLDDGRLTDSQGRTVDFRHTVVVMTSNLASRAILDSARQAQSGDASGAAQALDAAVESALAHHFRPEFLNRIDEVIRFRPLGVEDLERIVRLQLADLASLLAEQGLELRVDDAVAHELATLGYEPEYGARPLRRVLRRRIENPLATELLEERFNGAQAVRVYSGDTSTEAFRFEAE; encoded by the coding sequence ATGACTTCCACCTCCCGCACCAGCCTTGAACCTCCGAACAGCCTGACTTCAGAGCCTGATCGTTTTAGTGACGATGCTTGGGAGCTGTTGCTGTCTGGGCAGGATGTGGCCCGTCGTTGGCGTCACGAGGATCTGGATGTTGAGCATCTTCTGCAGGTGCTCTTCAGCGATGAGCGCTATCGCAGGGTTGTTGGGGCCTTGCCTCTCCCGATGGACCGACTACTCGATCGCCTCGAGGGCTTTCTGGCTGAGCAGCCTATGGCTCGGGGCGAGGATCTGTTCGTGGGAGAGGATCTCGAATTCTTGCTGGAGGAGGCGGATCGGGTGCGCTCGCTCTGGGGCTCCCGCTTGATCGATGTCTCCCATCTCTTGATTGCGATGGGGCGAGACCCTCGCGTGGGCGCAGACTTGTTTGCTCAATTTGGACTGCCCGCCGATCGCCTTGAAGCAGAACTGACCCGTGCTCCAGATCGGTCAGCTTCAAGCGTTGTCGCGCCTCCTCCCCCAAGATCTCGTCCTCCGGCAGCGGCAGCCGCCCCTGCCTCCATGCCTCCAGCGCAAAGGTCCGCAGCGCAGATGCCTTCTGCGCAGATGCCGCCAGTTCAACAGCTTTCCGCGAGACAGTCTTCAACTCAGTTACGGCAGGGGCAAACGGCTATCTCGCCTCCGCCCCAGGGCGATGGAATCGATCGGTCTGATGAGCTGATCAGCGAGCCGTCTGCGCTGGAGAGCTACGGCCGTGACCTCACCGCTGCTGCGGCCGCTGGACTGCTCGATCCCGTGATCGGCAGGGATGGCGAGATTCGCAGCTTGATCAAGGTGCTGTCCCGACGCGGCAAAAACAACCCTGTGCTGATTGGTGCGCCTGGCGTCGGTAAAACCGCGGTGGCAGAGCTCCTGGCGCAACGGATCGTTGCTGGTGAGGTCCCTGAATCACTGCAGGGTTTGCGGCTTGTTGCCCTGGATGGAGGTGCCTTGATCGCCGGAGCCAAGTTTCGCGGTCAGTTTGAGGAACGCCTTCGGGCCGTTCTTGATGAGGTGAGCGACCCGGAAGCGGCCGTTGTGCTGTTCATTGATGAACTCCACACCGTGGTGAACAGTGATCGATCTAGTGCGGATGCAGCCAGTTTGTTGAAGCCAGCCCTGGCACGCGGGGAGTTGCGTTGTATCGCCGCCACCACTCCAGAGGACTATCGCCGCACCGTGGAAAAGGATCCGGCTTTGAACAGGCGCTTTCAGAAGGTGCCGATTCAGGAGCCATCGATAGAACTCAGCGTGGATATCCTCCGGGGCTTGAAGGAGCGCTACGAGTTGCATCACGGGGTGACCATCACCGATGAGGCGGTGCTGGCGGCAGCCCGGTTGGCGGATCGCTACATCAGTGACCGCTGTTTGCCGGATAAGGCGATCGATTTGATCGATGAAGCTGCCGCTCAGTTAAAAATGGATGTGACCTCCAAGCCTCAGGTGGTAGAGGATGCAGAGGCTGAGCTACGCCGAGTGGAGTTGGCGGTTCTCGCTGCGGAGCAGGCACCAGAAGGGGAGCGGGTTCAGCTTCAGCGCAATCGTCTTGAGGCGTCGGACCGTCTGAGTCAGCTCCGGGAGCGTTGGCAGGCGGAACGAGAGCAGCTGGAGGAGTTGCGTCAGTTGCTCCAGGACGATGAAGACCTCCGCCATGCCATGGCCGAAGCAGAACGAGATGGAAATTTGGAGGAGGCTGCCCGTCTTCAGTACGACCAATTGCATCGCGTTCAGCAACGCCGCGCCGATCTTGAACAGTCGCTGAATGAGGCACAAGAGGAAGGGTCTGCCCTGTTGCGAGAACAGGTGGAGGCGGCTGATATTGCTGATGTTGTGGCGCGTTGGACTGGGATTCCGATCCAGCGTCTTCTCGCTGGTGAGCGTCAAAAGCTGTTGGAACTTGAGCAGCGTCTTGCTGAACGGGTGATTGGCCAGCCGGAGGCGGTGCAGGCTGTTGCAGCGGCTATTCGTCGTGCCCGTGCTGGCATGAAAGATCCACGCCGTCCGGTGGGCTCATTCTTGTTTTTAGGACCGACAGGAGTGGGCAAGACGGAGCTCGCGAAAGCGCTTGGAGCTCTGTTGTTCGATGAGGAGGAGGCCCTCATTCGCCTGGATATGAGTGAGTTCATGGAGCGCAATGCCGTGGCTCGCTTGCTTGGTGCTCCTCCGGGGTATGTGGGCTACGAGGAGGGCGGCCAGCTCACCGAGGCTGTGCGCCGGCGTCCCTACGCGCTGTTGCTGCTGGATGAAGTGGAGAAAGCCCATCCGGATGTGTTCAACGTGCTGCTGCAAGTGCTTGACGATGGACGGCTCACCGACTCGCAGGGCCGCACCGTTGACTTCCGCCACACCGTGGTGGTGATGACCAGCAATTTGGCCAGCAGGGCCATTCTCGATTCGGCCAGGCAAGCCCAATCGGGGGATGCGTCCGGAGCAGCTCAGGCGCTAGACGCCGCAGTGGAGAGTGCATTGGCTCACCATTTCAGACCAGAGTTTTTGAATCGGATCGATGAAGTGATTCGCTTCCGTCCGCTTGGAGTGGAAGACCTGGAACGGATTGTGCGTTTGCAGCTCGCCGATCTAGCCAGCTTGCTGGCCGAACAAGGACTTGAACTGCGGGTGGATGATGCGGTGGCGCATGAATTGGCGACCCTGGGCTATGAGCCGGAATATGGGGCCAGGCCATTGCGTCGGGTGCTGCGCCGTCGCATCGAAAATCCGCTGGCGACCGAATTGCTTGAAGAGCGATTCAACGGGGCTCAGGCGGTTCGGGTCTACTCCGGAGACACCTCGACGGAAGCGTTTCGATTCGAAGCTGAATAA
- the nusG gene encoding transcription termination/antitermination protein NusG encodes MSDLETTQQESTEVLDLPAPNEGEDGTLESMPARTSVARWYAVQVASSCEKKVKATLEQRAVTLGVSTRILEIEIPETPAIKVKKDGSRQSTEEKVFPGYVLVRMVLDEDTMMAVRSTPNVINFVGAEDRRATGKARGHIKPRPLSRQEVDRIFKRAAEKKTVVKVDLAEGDQILVTAGPFKDFQGEVIEVSGERSKLKALLSIFGRETPVELEFSQISKQN; translated from the coding sequence GTGTCTGACCTCGAAACCACCCAGCAGGAGAGCACCGAGGTGCTTGATCTGCCAGCGCCCAATGAGGGAGAGGACGGCACGCTTGAGTCGATGCCTGCACGTACATCCGTTGCCCGTTGGTACGCGGTGCAGGTGGCCTCAAGCTGTGAGAAAAAGGTCAAGGCCACCCTTGAGCAGCGCGCCGTGACGCTGGGGGTGAGTACTCGCATCCTTGAAATCGAGATTCCTGAGACACCGGCGATCAAAGTTAAAAAAGACGGCAGTCGTCAATCCACCGAGGAGAAAGTTTTCCCGGGTTACGTGTTGGTCCGGATGGTCCTTGATGAAGACACGATGATGGCGGTGAGAAGCACGCCAAACGTCATCAATTTTGTTGGTGCGGAAGACCGTCGTGCCACCGGCAAGGCCCGGGGCCATATCAAGCCCCGTCCCCTCAGTCGTCAGGAGGTGGATCGGATTTTCAAGCGCGCCGCCGAGAAGAAGACGGTTGTCAAAGTCGATCTCGCAGAGGGCGATCAAATTCTTGTGACCGCTGGTCCTTTCAAAGACTTCCAAGGAGAGGTCATCGAAGTGTCTGGGGAACGCAGCAAGCTAAAAGCGTTGTTATCGATCTTTGGTCGAGAAACCCCAGTTGAACTTGAGTTTTCTCAAATCAGTAAACAGAACTGA
- the gloA gene encoding lactoylglutathione lyase — translation MRMLHTMLRVGDLERSIRFYTEVLGMQLLRRKDYPSGRFTLAFVGYGDERDNTVLELTHNWDTEEYALGDGYGHIALGLDDIYSACTAIAEKGGRVVREPGPMKHGNTVIAFVDDPDGYKVELIQLSSRSDAA, via the coding sequence ATGCGCATGCTTCACACCATGCTCAGAGTGGGCGATTTGGAGCGATCAATCCGCTTTTACACCGAGGTCTTGGGGATGCAATTGCTGCGTCGTAAGGACTATCCATCCGGTCGTTTCACGCTTGCGTTTGTGGGATATGGAGATGAGCGTGACAACACCGTTCTGGAGCTGACCCACAACTGGGATACAGAGGAATACGCCCTTGGTGATGGCTATGGCCACATCGCTCTTGGTCTCGATGACATTTATTCGGCTTGTACTGCCATTGCAGAAAAAGGAGGGCGGGTTGTCCGTGAGCCTGGTCCGATGAAACATGGCAACACCGTGATTGCTTTCGTAGACGATCCAGATGGCTACAAGGTGGAACTCATTCAGCTCTCCTCCCGATCAGACGCGGCCTAA
- the rplK gene encoding 50S ribosomal protein L11 yields MAKKVVAVIKLALQAGKANPAPPVGPALGQHGVNIMAFCKEYNARTQDKAGYVIPVEISVFEDRSFTFITKTPPASVLITKAAGIQKGSGESAKGSVGSINRSQLEEIAKTKLPDLNCSSVESAMRIIEGTARNMGVAVSD; encoded by the coding sequence ATGGCCAAGAAAGTCGTAGCTGTGATCAAGCTGGCCCTTCAGGCCGGCAAAGCCAACCCCGCACCGCCGGTGGGTCCTGCCCTCGGTCAGCACGGGGTCAACATCATGGCGTTCTGCAAGGAGTACAACGCTCGCACCCAGGACAAGGCCGGATATGTGATTCCGGTTGAAATTTCGGTTTTCGAAGACCGCAGTTTCACCTTCATCACCAAAACTCCGCCTGCCTCGGTTCTGATTACCAAGGCCGCTGGAATTCAAAAGGGTTCCGGTGAGTCCGCTAAGGGCAGTGTTGGCTCCATCAATCGCTCCCAACTTGAGGAGATTGCCAAGACCAAGCTTCCCGACCTCAACTGCTCCAGCGTTGAGTCGGCCATGCGCATCATTGAAGGCACCGCCCGCAACATGGGTGTTGCCGTTAGCGACTGA
- the coaE gene encoding dephospho-CoA kinase (Dephospho-CoA kinase (CoaE) performs the final step in coenzyme A biosynthesis.), which produces MSERQRWEGRHRRIGLTGGIASGKSSVGEYLATIGLPVLDADAYARRALSNGTQAAEAVLQRYGSRVKYPLDSISAEHVPSRPINRSALGQIVFNDPEERKWLEQLIHPIVLDSFEKEIAQQPKTTALVLMIPLLFEASLQTMCSEIWVVHCDPEQQLQRLCRRDGLDESTALARIKSQWPLSEKCQRADLVLDNSSDHDVWKRQITSQLNQFN; this is translated from the coding sequence TTGAGTGAAAGACAACGCTGGGAAGGACGGCACCGGCGCATCGGCCTAACAGGTGGCATCGCCAGTGGAAAAAGCAGCGTTGGCGAGTACCTAGCAACGATTGGTCTACCGGTTCTGGATGCCGACGCCTATGCCCGCAGGGCTCTATCCAACGGAACCCAAGCTGCTGAAGCAGTCCTACAGCGGTATGGAAGCCGGGTGAAATACCCATTGGATTCCATCAGTGCTGAGCATGTTCCATCCCGACCTATCAACCGCAGCGCCCTAGGGCAAATCGTGTTCAACGACCCTGAGGAACGGAAATGGTTAGAGCAGCTGATCCATCCCATCGTTTTAGACAGCTTCGAAAAGGAGATTGCTCAGCAACCAAAAACAACAGCCTTGGTGCTGATGATTCCTTTGCTCTTTGAAGCCAGTCTGCAAACGATGTGTTCAGAGATATGGGTCGTGCACTGTGACCCAGAACAGCAATTGCAGCGGTTATGCAGGCGCGATGGGTTGGATGAATCGACTGCTTTGGCGCGGATCAAGTCGCAATGGCCCCTCAGTGAGAAATGTCAACGCGCCGATCTCGTGCTCGACAACAGCAGTGATCATGACGTTTGGAAGAGACAAATCACGTCACAACTCAATCAATTCAACTGA
- the rplA gene encoding 50S ribosomal protein L1, with amino-acid sequence MPKLSKRLASLVTKIEDRAYQPLEAIQLVKENANAKFDETMEAHVRLGIDPKYTDQQLRTTVALPQGTGQTVRIAVITRGEKVAEAKAAGAELSGDEDLVEAISKGEMNFDLLIATPDMMPKVAKLGRVLGPRGLMPNPKAGTVTTDLAGAIQEFKAGKLEFRADRTGIVHVRFGKASFTAEALLENLKTLQETIDRNKPSGAKGRYWKSLYVTSTMGPSVEVDIALLQDIEQEA; translated from the coding sequence ATGCCAAAACTTTCCAAACGCCTGGCCAGCCTCGTTACCAAAATCGAGGACCGTGCCTATCAGCCTCTTGAAGCCATTCAGTTGGTGAAAGAGAACGCCAACGCCAAATTTGACGAAACCATGGAGGCGCATGTGCGCCTTGGTATCGATCCCAAATACACCGACCAGCAACTGCGGACGACGGTTGCGCTTCCTCAGGGAACGGGTCAGACCGTTCGTATCGCGGTGATCACCCGCGGTGAAAAAGTTGCTGAGGCCAAGGCCGCCGGCGCTGAACTTTCTGGTGATGAGGACCTTGTTGAGGCCATCTCCAAGGGCGAAATGAATTTCGACCTTCTGATCGCGACCCCGGACATGATGCCGAAGGTGGCCAAATTGGGTCGTGTTCTTGGTCCACGGGGCTTGATGCCTAATCCCAAAGCCGGAACGGTTACCACCGATTTGGCTGGAGCGATTCAGGAATTCAAGGCAGGCAAGCTTGAATTCCGTGCTGATCGCACCGGAATTGTCCACGTCCGCTTTGGCAAAGCAAGTTTCACGGCTGAGGCCTTGTTGGAAAACCTCAAGACCTTGCAGGAAACCATTGATCGCAACAAGCCCAGTGGCGCTAAAGGTCGTTACTGGAAAAGTTTGTATGTCACATCCACGATGGGACCTTCTGTCGAAGTTGATATCGCTTTGCTGCAGGACATCGAGCAGGAAGCTTGA